In one window of Nitrospirota bacterium DNA:
- a CDS encoding cyanophycinase, with the protein MKLEAPRGRLLAIGGHEDKGAKCEILKEFVRLAKGKASLVVMTIAAKNAKELGKEYARVFRNFGVKDITVVDISTREDTHTKKSVLAIEKATGVFFTGGDALDVTGLLGGTEIDRLLHKRYEEGMILGGTSAGAAMMSHAIIIDGESDANPRLSDVQIAPGEEFIMGAIIDTHFSQRGRHGRLISAVAQHPHDLGIGIDENTAILLEDHQFRVLGEGAVTVIDVGSAKYTNVPDAKEGESLALYDVKMHILPAGHGFDLEAHQPLMKREAEKQKEERKKSTQKRDHSKKSKSKNQRTK; encoded by the coding sequence GCCATCGGTGGACATGAAGATAAAGGAGCCAAGTGCGAGATCTTGAAAGAATTCGTGCGTCTGGCAAAAGGCAAAGCCAGCTTGGTCGTCATGACCATCGCCGCTAAAAATGCAAAAGAACTGGGTAAAGAATATGCACGCGTATTTAGAAATTTTGGTGTAAAGGATATAACCGTGGTCGATATTAGCACGCGGGAAGATACCCACACCAAAAAATCGGTGCTGGCAATTGAGAAGGCGACCGGCGTATTCTTTACCGGCGGCGATGCCTTGGATGTCACGGGTTTGCTCGGCGGTACAGAAATCGATCGCTTACTGCACAAACGATATGAAGAAGGCATGATCTTGGGGGGAACTAGCGCAGGTGCGGCGATGATGTCTCATGCGATTATTATCGACGGTGAAAGCGATGCCAATCCTCGCTTGAGCGATGTGCAAATCGCGCCGGGCGAAGAATTTATCATGGGCGCAATTATCGATACGCATTTTTCACAGCGCGGGCGTCATGGTCGCCTGATTTCGGCGGTCGCTCAGCATCCGCACGATTTAGGCATTGGCATCGATGAAAATACGGCGATCTTGCTCGAAGACCATCAATTCCGCGTCCTAGGTGAGGGCGCGGTAACCGTGATTGACGTTGGTTCGGCAAAATATACGAACGTGCCGGACGCGAAAGAAGGCGAGAGTTTGGCGTTGTATGATGTCAAAATGCATATTCTGCCAGCGGGGCATGGCTTTGATTTGGAAGCGCATCAACCTCTGATGAAGCGTGAGGCAGAAAAACAAAAAGAAGAACGGAAAAAATCAACCCAGAAACGTGACCACAGTAAAAAGTCGAAAAGCAAGAATCAGAGGACGAAATGA